The genomic DNA ACCGTCGGTCTCGACCGTCGGCAATATCTCGCGGAGCATCTGGCAGCGTTCTTCGACAGAGAACATAGGATGCTTGTCGACATTATTGAGCACGGCGACGACGATCTCATCAAAAAGCGGCGACGAACGTTTGATGATGTCGAGATGTCCATTGGTCAGCGGGTCAAATGAACCCGGAAAGATCGCTCGTCTCATATTTTATGGAAATCTGTGCCTACAATGTAATTACATTTTGTAATTAATTCGTAACTTCCCTTGCGACGCCTATCGAAAACCGACAATAAATGTTAATATTTGCTTCAAATAAGAGCCCGATATTATCACAAAGCCGGAATGAATAAAAACGCTACGCCTGCAGCATTCTATGATCTCGAAGGGACATTGGTCAGCACCAACCTCGTCCATACCCTCGCATTTTACGCCAAACGCCAACAGGGCCTGTGGCAGACGGCGAAAAAGAGCGTCGGCACGCTCGCCAAGCTGCCGTTTTTCGGAATCACCGATCTGTATTCGCGAAATGTATTTAACGAGGTTTTCTTTAGAAGCTACGCAGGGCTTTCGCAGGATCGTTTGCGGTATTTCTCTGACGAACTATTCGAAGAGGTCTTGAAACCCGCAATATTCCCAGGCACGGCAAGCCTGATAGCCCAGGGCAAAAAGATCGGCCAGCGGCAGGTGTTGCTCACCGGAGCTCTTGATTTCACCATTGACCGCCTGATGGATCATCTCGGCATCGACGATTACGTCGCCAACCGCCTCGAATTCGTCAACGGCTACGCCACCGGCCGCGTCCTCCCGCCTGTCATGGCCTCGGCCACGAAAGCCAAATGGATCCGCGAATACGCCGAACGCGAAAACATCAATCTGTCCGATTCGTACGCGTATTCCGATTCGATATCTGATCTTCCAATGCTGTCGATCGTCGGCCATCCGGTTGCGGTTTGTCCGGACTTTCGTCTGAAACAGACGGCTCTGCAGCACGATTGGGCGATTCTGGATTTGAAGTAGAATTTTTTGCCACAGATTTACATAGATAGTCACGGATAAAAAGAGAATTTTATGGCTCTACAATTACGACGAAAAACACACGAATCTATCGTTTACATCGACAAAGATTCCGCGCCGCGGATCATGCCGTTTGGCGAGGATTTTATCTTGAACGACATTCCGGTCGGGACGCGGGTTATTTATCCGAATCCGCCGATCAAGGGGTTGCCTAACCGTGAGGCGGCTATTCGCTATGCGGTAAATCATCCGATCGAGATGGAGCCGCTTTATGCTTTGCTCGAGCCGGGGATGCGTGTGACGATCGCGATGGACGACATCTCGCTGCCGCTGCCGCCGATGCAGACGCCTGATCTGAGGCAGACAATGCTTGAGGTCGTGCTGGATATGTGCGGTGCGAACGGTGTTGATGATGTGCATCTGATCATCGCAAATTCGCTGCACCGCAAGATGACGGCTTGGGAAATGAAGCGGATGGTTGGCACCGATATCTACAACGAATATTACCCCGCCCGCTATTACAACCACGATGCCGAGGACGACGATAATCTCGTCACGCTTGGCGTCACGCGGCACAACGAGCCGCTGCGGGTCAATAAACGTGCGATCGAGAGCGACCTGCTCATTTATCTGAACATCAATCTCGTCCCGATGGACGGCGGCCACAAATCGGTCGCGGTAGGGCTGTGCGATTACGAATCCCTCCGTGCTCACCACGAACCGCAGACGATCCGCGACTCGCATTCGTATATGGACCCGCCGGCTTCGGAGCTGAATCACAAGGTCGTGCGGCTTGGGAAATTGGTCGACGAGCAATGCAAGGTCTTTCATATCGAGACCGCGATCAACAACAAGATGTTCCCCGAAGGCTACGACATTTTGACGCGGAACGAAGACGAATTCAGTTTCGCCGACCGCATGAAATGGGAGGTGATGGCCAACACTTTCTCAAAAATGCCGCGTGCCGCTCGTCGCAAAATGCTGCATGCGATTCCGGCTCAATATGAGCTGATAGCCTGTTACGCCGGAAAGACGGAGCCTGTACACGAGAAAATTCTGGGGAAGAATTATCAGCAATACGAGATCCCGGTCAAAGGCCAGTGCGACATTTTGATCTCGGGCATCCCGGATATTTCGCCGTACAACGTCTATTCGGCGCTCAACCCTTTGCTGGTGCAAGTGATGGCTCTCGGGTATCACTTCAACATGTATCGGAACAAGCCTTTGCTCAGGAAAGGCGGCGTGATGATCATTACGCATCCGTGTTTTGACGAGTTTGACCATAATTTCCATCCCGCGTATATCGAGTTTTTCCACCGTTTGCTGCCCGAATCGCGGGATGCGTTCTACCTGCGCGAAAAATACGAACGAGAATTCGCGACCAATCCGGCATACATCGAGATGTACCGCCGCGGCAACGCTTATCACGGGGCGCATCCGTTTTTCATGTGGTACTGGGGCGAAAATGGCCGCCAGCACATCGGCCACGTCATCGTCGCCGGAGCCGAAAACGCCCACGTCCCCGAAATGCTCGGCTGGGAACGCGCCGACAACCTAACCGAAGCCATCGCCATGGCCCGCAGCTACATGGGCCGCTCCGCCGAGATCACCATGCTGCATCAGCCGATCATTGGGTTGTGTAATGTTACGGATTAGTTAGCAATGAAACTATCACCAACAGAAATATTTAAGGGAAAGAAGATCTTCTTTATCGGCGGGACGGGCTTTGTGGGGAAGGTTACGTTGTCGATGCTGCTGCATAATTTTCCGGATATCGGGAAGGTCTATGCGACCGTGCGGGCTCGGGATGCGGCGGAGTCGAAGATACGGTTTTGGACGTCGATCGTGACTTCACCGACATTTGATCCGCTGCGTGAGAAGTATGGCGACGGGTTTGACGATTTTATTAAGTCCAAGGTCGTGCCGGTCAATGGCGATGTCGGGAATGAGTATCTCGGGCTCGATGAGAAGGACGCGAAGAAGATAATGCGTGATACCGACATCATTGTAAATGGTGCCGGAAATGTGACGTTCAACCCTCCGCTTGAATCGGCTTTGCGGACGAATATCAACGGTTCGAACAACATCATCAAGATGGCAAGGATGATGAAAAAGCCGCGGCTGGTGCATGTGTCGACGTGTTTTGTGGCCGGCAAGCGGTCGGGGCCGATCTGGGAGAATGAGCCGGTTGTCGGGTATTTTCCTCGAAAGAATGAGTTGGTCGGAACCGTGTTTGACGTAAATCGCGAGGTCGAGGACTGCGCCCGTTTGTCCGAACAAGCGAGGCAAGAGGCAGATGACGCTGTACAGCACGCTAAGTTTCGCGAGCAGGCTCGCAACCGGTTTATCGAGGAAGGCCGCGATCCGGATGACGAGGCCGATCTGAAATCTGCCATTTTCCGCGAACGCAAAATGTGGATCCGCGAGCGCACTACCGAGCTTGGTGCGGAGCGGGCCGAGTATTGGGGCTGGACGAATATTTATACATATTCGAAGTCGCTCGCCGAACAGATCATCGCGTCGCAGGACGATATTGTAAAGGTTCTGGTGCGGCCTTCGATCGTTGAGTCGTCGCAAGCGTATCCGTTCGCGGGCTGGAACGAAGGCTTTACGACCACCGCGCCGCTTATACTGATCGCGCTTCGCGGGCAGCCGATTATTCCGGTTAACGAAAAGCTTATCCTTGACGTTATTCCTGTCGATATGGTGTCGGGAGCGATACTTGCGGCGACGATGAACGCGCTGGTCGATCCGAAACCGCCGCTTGTTTTCCAGGCTTCGTCGGGCGACTCGAATCCGAACGATATGAAGCGTATCGTCGAGCTCGTCGGGTTGTACAAACGCAGACACTTTGAGGAAAAGGAGACCGGCAACAAGCTCACCAACAAGCTCGCAGGAATGGTTGAGACGCAGACGGTGACGAATCGTACATACCAACTCGCGTCCGCACCTATGCTCAATAAGCTGGCAAACGGTGCCGACAGACTGCTAGATAAGGCAAATCCGCGTTGGGGCGGCGGGCGTATTGGGAATATTGTTTCGGATCTCAAAAAATCAGTCGAATCGTTTGAACAGACGACAAAAGAGACGATGGATGCGTTTGCGATGTTCAAACCGTTCATGATCGACAACGAGTATTTGTACCGGTCGGATAATGTCCGGGCACTTCATTCGCTGATCCGCGAGAAGGAAAAGGCTCTATTGCCATGGTATCCGGAAAAACTCGACTGGTATGACTATTGGCTAAACGTCCATTTTCCCGGAATGCGAAAATGGGTGCTTCCGACACTTGAGGAAGAGCTGAAGGCGGTCGAAAAGCGTTCGTACACGTACAAAGATCTGCTCGATCTGTTCGACACGTCGGTCAAGCGATTCCCGACGCGAGTTGCGATGCGAATCGAACGCGATGGCCGCAAAGAGCAATACACGTACGAAGACGTCAACGAACTTACGCTTCGAGCCGCCGGTTATTTTGCGAAAAACGGCATTGCAAACGGCAGCCGCGTGATCTTATTTTCGAACAACATGCCCGAATGGGGAATGACGTATTTCGGCATCCTCAAAACCGGAGCGACCGCGATCCCGATCGATCCGGCCTCGACAGTGGACGAGATCGTGGCGTTTGCAAAGGCCGGCGAGGCTTCGGCTATTGTTATTTCGCCGAAATTAGCGGCGGAGAATCCGGATTTGCAAACGTCAC from Acidobacteriota bacterium includes the following:
- a CDS encoding HAD-IB family hydrolase; amino-acid sequence: MNKNATPAAFYDLEGTLVSTNLVHTLAFYAKRQQGLWQTAKKSVGTLAKLPFFGITDLYSRNVFNEVFFRSYAGLSQDRLRYFSDELFEEVLKPAIFPGTASLIAQGKKIGQRQVLLTGALDFTIDRLMDHLGIDDYVANRLEFVNGYATGRVLPPVMASATKAKWIREYAERENINLSDSYAYSDSISDLPMLSIVGHPVAVCPDFRLKQTALQHDWAILDLK
- a CDS encoding DUF2088 domain-containing protein, with translation MALQLRRKTHESIVYIDKDSAPRIMPFGEDFILNDIPVGTRVIYPNPPIKGLPNREAAIRYAVNHPIEMEPLYALLEPGMRVTIAMDDISLPLPPMQTPDLRQTMLEVVLDMCGANGVDDVHLIIANSLHRKMTAWEMKRMVGTDIYNEYYPARYYNHDAEDDDNLVTLGVTRHNEPLRVNKRAIESDLLIYLNINLVPMDGGHKSVAVGLCDYESLRAHHEPQTIRDSHSYMDPPASELNHKVVRLGKLVDEQCKVFHIETAINNKMFPEGYDILTRNEDEFSFADRMKWEVMANTFSKMPRAARRKMLHAIPAQYELIACYAGKTEPVHEKILGKNYQQYEIPVKGQCDILISGIPDISPYNVYSALNPLLVQVMALGYHFNMYRNKPLLRKGGVMIITHPCFDEFDHNFHPAYIEFFHRLLPESRDAFYLREKYEREFATNPAYIEMYRRGNAYHGAHPFFMWYWGENGRQHIGHVIVAGAENAHVPEMLGWERADNLTEAIAMARSYMGRSAEITMLHQPIIGLCNVTD